One Kitasatospora sp. MAP12-44 DNA segment encodes these proteins:
- a CDS encoding bifunctional 3-phenylpropionate/cinnamic acid dioxygenase ferredoxin subunit produces MAFLRVCSLSDLAEDTPKRVELDGVPVSLVRTEGEVFAINDICSHANVSLSEGEVEDCMIECWLHGSSFDLRTGKPSGLPATRPVPVYPVKIEGDDVLVSVTQES; encoded by the coding sequence ATGGCATTCCTGCGCGTCTGCTCGCTGAGCGACCTTGCCGAGGACACCCCCAAGCGCGTCGAGCTCGACGGGGTGCCGGTCTCACTCGTCCGCACCGAGGGGGAGGTGTTCGCGATCAACGACATCTGCTCGCACGCGAACGTTTCGCTCTCCGAGGGCGAGGTCGAGGACTGCATGATCGAGTGCTGGCTGCACGGCTCCAGCTTCGACCTGCGGACCGGCAAGCCGTCGGGACTGCCCGCCACCCGGCCGGTCCCCGTTTACCCCGTAAAGATCGAAGGGGACGATGTGCTCGTCTCCGTCACCCAGGAGTCCTGA
- the sufD gene encoding Fe-S cluster assembly protein SufD, whose translation MADVNTPTGSTTAGSIEVGTAGAGAQLAGPGTGRAAVTQPIDARVAVKPSYDVNDFPVPTGREEDWRFTPLHRLAGLHDGSAAEHATGEDKVELSLPDGVTAETVGREDARLGKAGKPVDRVAAQAYSSFQQALVVTVPQDAVLTEPVKVDVHGEGGTRFAHVVIDVKPFAEAVVVINHTGTGARAANVELLVGDGAKLTFVSIQDWERDAVHAVQQTALVGRDASLKSVVVTFGGDLVRIHPRVTYAAPGGEAELFGLYFADAGQHLEHRLVIDHDTPHCRSNVVYKGALQGKDAHAVWVGDVLIRAAAEGTDTYEHNRNLVLTDGARVDSIPNLEIETGEIVGAGHASATGRFDDEQLFYLQSRGIPQDEARRLVVRGFFAELVQQIGVPELVDHLMEKIEAELEANV comes from the coding sequence ATCGAGGTAGGCACCGCCGGAGCGGGCGCCCAGCTGGCCGGTCCCGGCACCGGCCGCGCCGCCGTCACGCAGCCGATCGACGCCCGCGTCGCGGTCAAGCCCTCGTACGACGTGAACGACTTCCCGGTGCCCACCGGCCGCGAGGAGGACTGGCGGTTCACCCCGCTGCACCGCCTCGCCGGCCTGCACGACGGCAGCGCCGCCGAGCACGCCACGGGCGAGGACAAGGTCGAGCTCAGCCTGCCCGACGGCGTCACGGCCGAGACCGTGGGCCGCGAGGACGCCCGGCTCGGCAAGGCCGGCAAGCCGGTCGACCGGGTCGCCGCGCAGGCGTACAGCTCCTTCCAGCAGGCGCTGGTCGTGACCGTCCCGCAGGACGCCGTGCTCACCGAGCCGGTCAAGGTGGACGTGCACGGCGAGGGCGGCACCCGCTTCGCGCACGTGGTCATCGACGTGAAGCCGTTCGCCGAGGCCGTCGTGGTGATCAACCACACCGGCACCGGCGCCCGCGCCGCCAACGTCGAGCTGCTGGTCGGCGACGGCGCGAAGCTGACCTTCGTCTCGATCCAGGACTGGGAGCGCGACGCGGTGCACGCCGTCCAGCAGACCGCGCTGGTCGGCCGGGACGCCTCGCTCAAGTCCGTGGTCGTCACCTTCGGCGGCGACCTGGTCCGGATCCACCCGCGGGTCACCTACGCGGCGCCCGGCGGCGAGGCCGAGCTCTTCGGCCTCTACTTCGCGGACGCCGGGCAGCACCTGGAGCACCGCCTGGTGATCGACCACGACACGCCGCACTGCCGGTCCAACGTGGTCTACAAGGGCGCCCTGCAGGGCAAGGACGCGCACGCGGTCTGGGTCGGCGACGTGCTGATCCGCGCCGCCGCCGAGGGCACCGACACCTACGAGCACAACCGCAACCTGGTGCTCACCGACGGCGCCCGGGTCGACTCGATCCCGAACCTGGAGATCGAGACCGGCGAGATCGTCGGCGCCGGCCACGCCTCGGCGACCGGCCGCTTCGACGACGAGCAGCTCTTCTACCTGCAGTCCCGCGGCATCCCGCAGGACGAGGCGCGGCGCCTGGTGGTGCGCGGCTTCTTCGCCGAGCTGGTCCAGCAGATCGGTGTCCCCGAGCTGGTCGACCACCTGATGGAGAAGATCGAAGCCGAGCTGGAAGCCAACGTCTGA